The proteins below are encoded in one region of Colletotrichum lupini chromosome 5, complete sequence:
- a CDS encoding ribosomal protein L13, with product MSSFEPVVVIDGKGHLLGRLASIVAKQLLNGQKIVVVRTEALNISGEFFRAKLKYHAYLRKMTRYNPTRGGPFHFRAPSRIFYKTVRGMIPHKTARGAAALERLKVFEGVPPPYDKQKKMVVPQALRVLRLQPGRKFCTVGRLSHEVGWKYQDVVARLEERRKAKGAAYYERKKVAQRQLTDAKKNAKVDQKTAQALEAFGY from the exons ATGTCTTCTTTCGAGCCGGTG GTCGTCATCGACGGCAAGGGCCATCTCCTTGGTCGTCTTGCCTCCATCGTCGCCAAGCAGCTTCTCAACGGCCAGAAGATCGTCGTTGTCCGCACCGAGGCCCTCAACATCTCTGGCGAGTTCTTCCGTGCCAAGC TCAAGTACCACGCCTACCTGCGCAAGATGACCCGTTACAACCCGACTCGCGGTG GTCCCTTCCACTTCCGCGCCCCGTCGCGTATCTTCTACAAGACCGTCCGTGGCATGATCCCCCACAAGACTGCTCGCGGTGCCGCCGCTCTTGAGCGCCTCAAGGTCTTCGAGGGTGTTCCCCCTCCCTACGACAAGCAGAAGAAGATGGTCGTCCCCCAGGCCCTCCGTGTCCTGAGACTGCAGCCCGGCCGCAAGTTCTGCACCGTTGGCCGTCTCTCCCACGAGGTCGGCTGGAAGTACCAGGACGTCGTTGCCAG ACTCGAGGAGCGCCGCAAGGCCAAGGGTGCTGCCTACTACGAGCGCAAGAAGGTCGCTCAGCGCCAGCTCACCGACGCGAAGAAGAACGCCAAGGTCGACCAGAAGACGGCGCAGGCCCTCGAGGCCTTCGGCTACTAA